From Spirosoma aerolatum, one genomic window encodes:
- the nhaD gene encoding sodium:proton antiporter NhaD — protein sequence MSTLLILLFVTGYILITLEHSIRLNKTATALITGIICWTAYALMSDNNELVGEQLSHHLSTISEILFFLLGAMTVVELIDAHDGFTLITDRIATRSIRTLLWIISLIAFFLSALLDNLTTAIVMVSVTRKLIRNTEQRHIMAGMIIVASNAGGAWSPIGDVTTTMLWIGGQVTTLSIIQGLFLPSLVSMVVPLVLLTRLQPKVEIKSSSQGISRPYVTPIARRDRRIMLAVGLGGMLFVPIFKTLTHLPPYMGMMLVLGLIWVVSEVLHSDKDESERKKFTAAHALSRIDASSILFFLGILLAVGALEATSILHTLAESLNKTVGNLDAIVFLIGIVSAVVDNVPIVAAAMGMYDLQTYPVDAKLWEFLAYCAGTGGSLLVIGSAAGVAVMGMERLSFGWYLRKISWLALIGYVAGALVYLAGFALSD from the coding sequence ATGTCAACTCTGTTAATACTCCTCTTTGTAACCGGCTACATTTTAATCACGCTTGAACATTCAATTCGGCTCAACAAAACTGCAACAGCCCTTATTACGGGCATCATTTGCTGGACGGCTTATGCGTTGATGAGCGATAATAATGAATTAGTTGGCGAGCAACTCAGCCACCATTTATCGACTATTTCCGAAATTCTGTTCTTTCTGCTGGGAGCCATGACCGTTGTCGAATTGATTGATGCTCATGATGGATTTACGCTTATTACCGATCGAATTGCTACTCGAAGTATACGCACTTTACTCTGGATAATCAGTTTGATCGCATTTTTCTTGTCAGCATTGCTGGATAATCTGACAACGGCTATTGTGATGGTATCGGTTACCCGAAAACTGATACGAAATACAGAACAACGGCATATTATGGCCGGAATGATCATTGTAGCCTCAAATGCTGGAGGAGCCTGGTCGCCTATTGGCGATGTAACCACCACAATGCTCTGGATTGGAGGGCAAGTGACGACTCTGTCCATTATTCAGGGTTTATTCCTGCCCAGCCTTGTATCGATGGTTGTGCCCTTGGTATTACTGACCCGATTGCAGCCGAAGGTAGAAATTAAATCCTCATCGCAGGGCATTAGTCGACCGTATGTAACACCCATTGCGCGTCGCGATCGACGGATCATGTTGGCTGTTGGGTTGGGTGGGATGCTGTTTGTCCCGATTTTCAAAACATTGACTCACCTGCCTCCATACATGGGTATGATGCTGGTTTTAGGATTGATATGGGTTGTATCTGAAGTGTTACATAGTGACAAAGATGAATCGGAACGGAAAAAGTTTACGGCGGCACATGCGTTAAGCCGGATTGATGCGTCAAGTATTCTGTTTTTTCTGGGAATACTACTGGCGGTAGGGGCCCTTGAGGCTACTTCTATCCTACATACATTGGCTGAATCCTTAAATAAGACAGTAGGTAATCTGGATGCAATTGTGTTCCTGATAGGGATCGTTTCAGCAGTGGTCGATAATGTGCCCATCGTAGCAGCCGCTATGGGTATGTACGATTTACAAACGTATCCGGTCGATGCTAAACTTTGGGAGTTCCTGGCCTACTGTGCTGGTACAGGAGGAAGTCTGCTGGTGATTGGTTCGGCTGCAGGGGTGGCTGTGATGGGCATGGAGCGTCTTTCATTTGGCTGGTATTTACGAAAAATAAGTTGGTTGGCACTAATCGGCTATGTGGCTGGCGCTTTGGTGTATCTCGCTGGATTTGCCTTGTCAGATTAG
- the mazG gene encoding nucleoside triphosphate pyrophosphohydrolase has product MTFDQLPPRRQEQLMAFDRLLTIMDELREQCPWDRKQTLESLRHLTIEETYELSDAILENDLPEIRKELGDIQLHLVFYAKIASESGAFDMADVLNNVCEKLISRHPHIYGNVVAETEEQVKANWEQLKLKEGNKSVLGGVPGSLPALVKAMRIQEKARGAGFDWDEKQQVWEKVEEEMQEFKAEFNAEANETIDPQRAEGEFGDLLFSLVNYARFIDINPETALERTNKKFIRRFQYLEEQARANGKKLSDMTLAEMDVYWNEAKVRG; this is encoded by the coding sequence ATGACTTTTGATCAATTACCCCCTCGCCGTCAGGAACAACTGATGGCATTCGACCGATTGCTGACTATCATGGACGAGTTGCGTGAACAGTGCCCCTGGGATCGCAAACAAACGCTGGAGAGTCTGCGCCATCTGACCATCGAAGAAACCTACGAACTGTCCGATGCCATTCTGGAAAACGATCTTCCTGAAATCCGTAAAGAGTTGGGGGATATTCAGTTACATCTAGTTTTTTACGCTAAAATCGCATCAGAGTCGGGTGCTTTCGACATGGCCGATGTGTTGAATAACGTGTGTGAAAAACTGATCAGCCGCCATCCGCATATATACGGCAACGTAGTGGCCGAAACGGAAGAACAGGTAAAAGCCAACTGGGAGCAACTGAAGTTGAAGGAGGGCAACAAGTCGGTGCTGGGTGGAGTGCCTGGATCATTGCCCGCGCTGGTCAAAGCCATGCGTATTCAGGAAAAAGCGCGGGGGGCTGGGTTTGACTGGGATGAAAAACAGCAGGTATGGGAAAAGGTGGAGGAGGAAATGCAGGAGTTTAAAGCCGAATTCAATGCAGAAGCCAATGAGACCATCGACCCGCAGCGAGCCGAAGGCGAGTTTGGGGATTTGCTGTTTTCGCTGGTCAATTATGCCCGGTTTATTGACATCAATCCGGAAACCGCGCTGGAACGAACGAATAAAAAATTTATCAGGCGTTTTCAATACCTCGAAGAGCAGGCTCGGGCGAATGGCAAAAAACTTAGCGACATGACCCTGGCCGAAATGGATGTGTACTGGAACGAAGCAAAAGTGCGTGGATGA
- the guaB gene encoding IMP dehydrogenase, which produces MSLDTSKFLYEALTYDDVLLLPSYSEVLPRDTSTITQLTRKIQLNIPLISAAMDTVTESALAIAMAQEGGIGIIHKNMSIDAQADQVRKVKRSESGMIIDPITLSETATLGDAHKIMRESKIGGIPVVDDNGKLIGILTNRDLRFQNDLSKPVTDIMTREKLVTARQGLTLEEAESILQQYRIEKLPIVDDDYKLVGLITYKDILKKKSHPNACKDELGRLRVGAAVGVTPDLNRRIEALVKAGVDVISVDTAHGHSKGVLDAVRDIKQKFPNLEVIAGNVATGEGAKALADAGADAVKVGVGPGSICTTRIIAGIGMPQLTAVYESAKALQGTGVPVIADGGIRFSGDITKALAGGASTVMIGSLLAGTEEAPGEVVLYEGRRFKTYRGMGSVEAMEEGSKDRYFQDAEDDIKKLVPEGIVGRVPFKGKVSEIVYQMVGGLKAGMGYCGAADIPALQQAKFVKITSAGVRESHPHDIQIQKEAPNYSSR; this is translated from the coding sequence ATGAGCTTAGATACCAGTAAGTTTCTTTACGAGGCTCTCACCTACGACGACGTACTGCTCCTGCCCTCCTACTCGGAGGTTCTTCCCCGCGACACCAGCACCATTACCCAACTTACCCGCAAGATTCAGCTAAACATTCCGCTTATTTCGGCGGCTATGGATACCGTGACCGAATCGGCACTCGCCATTGCCATGGCGCAGGAAGGGGGTATTGGTATCATCCACAAAAACATGAGCATCGATGCTCAGGCCGACCAGGTTCGCAAGGTTAAGCGTTCGGAAAGTGGTATGATTATCGATCCGATCACGCTTTCGGAAACGGCAACCCTCGGCGATGCGCATAAAATCATGCGTGAATCCAAAATCGGTGGTATTCCGGTCGTCGACGACAATGGCAAACTGATCGGGATTTTGACCAATCGCGATCTACGCTTCCAGAACGACCTCTCGAAGCCCGTCACCGATATTATGACCCGCGAAAAGCTCGTTACGGCACGCCAGGGCCTTACCCTGGAAGAAGCGGAAAGTATTCTGCAACAATACCGCATCGAGAAATTGCCAATCGTCGATGACGACTATAAATTGGTTGGGCTGATTACATACAAAGATATTCTCAAGAAAAAGAGCCACCCCAACGCCTGCAAAGACGAACTGGGCCGTTTACGGGTAGGTGCAGCGGTGGGTGTTACTCCAGACCTCAACCGCCGAATCGAAGCACTCGTTAAAGCGGGAGTCGATGTTATCAGCGTCGACACGGCCCACGGTCACTCAAAAGGGGTGTTGGATGCTGTGCGGGATATTAAACAAAAGTTTCCCAACCTGGAAGTCATTGCCGGTAACGTGGCTACCGGCGAAGGTGCCAAAGCCCTTGCCGATGCCGGAGCCGATGCCGTAAAAGTAGGTGTTGGTCCGGGCAGTATCTGTACCACCCGTATCATTGCCGGTATTGGTATGCCCCAGCTAACGGCCGTCTACGAATCAGCCAAAGCTTTACAGGGAACAGGCGTCCCCGTTATTGCCGATGGTGGTATTCGCTTCTCCGGCGACATCACCAAGGCGCTGGCCGGTGGTGCCAGTACCGTCATGATTGGCTCGCTCCTGGCCGGAACCGAAGAAGCGCCAGGTGAAGTAGTTCTGTATGAAGGTCGTCGGTTTAAAACCTACCGGGGAATGGGGTCCGTTGAAGCCATGGAAGAAGGCTCGAAAGACCGCTACTTTCAGGATGCCGAAGATGATATTAAGAAACTGGTTCCAGAAGGTATCGTAGGGCGCGTACCGTTCAAAGGTAAAGTGTCCGAGATCGTTTACCAGATGGTAGGTGGGCTGAAAGCTGGTATGGGTTATTGTGGTGCCGCCGATATTCCTGCTTTACAACAGGCAAAATTCGTGAAAATTACGTCAGCCGGTGTTCGCGAAAGCCACCCCCATGATATTCAGATTCAGAAAGAAGCGCCGAATTACTCGTCCCGATAA
- a CDS encoding diacylglycerol kinase family protein yields the protein MIDFRKVIRSFGFAGQGILDLFRFENNAKVHLLVAGLVLAGGFWVHLTHIEWTIILTQIGLVWAAEAFNTAIEKLCDFVSPGIHPKIKAIKDLSSGAVLIVVIAAVLVGIIIFGSHLLDGFLSMSSRPKPLFSISFDPNLAGF from the coding sequence ATGATTGATTTTCGAAAGGTCATCCGAAGTTTTGGGTTTGCCGGACAGGGCATTCTGGACCTGTTCCGTTTCGAGAACAACGCCAAAGTGCATCTATTGGTAGCCGGACTGGTTTTGGCAGGAGGTTTTTGGGTTCATCTAACTCATATCGAATGGACCATTATCCTGACCCAAATTGGCCTGGTGTGGGCGGCAGAGGCCTTTAATACGGCCATCGAAAAATTGTGCGACTTTGTTTCACCGGGTATCCATCCGAAAATCAAAGCAATCAAAGACCTTTCATCCGGCGCGGTGCTGATCGTGGTTATTGCTGCCGTACTCGTTGGTATTATTATTTTTGGTAGCCATCTGCTCGATGGCTTCTTAAGCATGTCAAGCAGACCCAAGCCTTTGTTTTCTATTTCGTTCGACCCAAATTTGGCCGGATTCTAA
- a CDS encoding metallophosphoesterase family protein — MRIAFITDIHLDAEGEKPQGVDVRTNFLNALAFLDELKPNCVVVGGDICNTEGDREIYEWVKKQLEKLIIPYYIIPGNHDDATLIAEVFHKKHDLFDNELYYALPLEGRPVLFLDSSKGVLSDAQWTWLTDYLIALRDNNVVIMMHHPPLPADVLFMDAKYPFRQSDEFLELVQRLPCHVTVICGHYHVEKVIQRGNLLVLLSPSTFYQMKQDTPGFAVDNYRVGIREVNLTTHGTISTVHYL; from the coding sequence ATGCGAATTGCGTTTATTACTGACATACATCTCGATGCCGAAGGCGAAAAGCCTCAGGGTGTCGATGTCCGTACGAATTTTTTGAATGCGCTGGCTTTTCTGGATGAGCTAAAGCCGAATTGTGTGGTGGTTGGTGGCGACATCTGCAATACGGAAGGCGATAGAGAGATTTATGAATGGGTTAAAAAGCAACTGGAGAAACTGATTATTCCGTATTACATCATTCCAGGTAATCATGACGATGCTACGCTCATTGCGGAAGTGTTTCATAAAAAGCACGACTTATTCGATAACGAGCTGTATTATGCGTTGCCGCTTGAAGGTCGCCCGGTGCTGTTTCTGGACTCATCGAAAGGCGTTTTGTCCGACGCTCAATGGACTTGGCTAACGGATTATCTGATAGCCTTGCGCGACAATAATGTTGTGATCATGATGCACCATCCTCCATTGCCAGCCGATGTCCTCTTTATGGATGCCAAGTATCCTTTTCGGCAAAGCGATGAATTCCTCGAATTGGTGCAGAGACTCCCTTGCCATGTGACCGTGATTTGTGGACATTATCATGTCGAAAAAGTAATTCAGCGAGGTAATTTGCTGGTACTGTTGTCGCCATCGACGTTTTACCAGATGAAACAGGATACACCCGGATTTGCCGTCGATAACTACCGGGTAGGCATCCGCGAAGTCAATCTGACTACGCATGGCACCATCAGCACGGTCCACTATCTCTGA
- a CDS encoding winged helix-turn-helix domain-containing protein, which yields MKNDLLAQFNKAFESKARLSIMSVLMVNESLSFNALKELLSLTDGNLATHLRALEDAGYVLVQKQFVGRKPNTTYSATSAGQQAFTDHLNALEAFIKNM from the coding sequence ATGAAGAACGACCTGCTGGCTCAGTTTAACAAAGCTTTTGAAAGCAAAGCGCGGCTGAGTATTATGTCGGTCCTGATGGTCAATGAATCACTGAGTTTCAACGCGCTAAAAGAATTACTTAGTTTAACCGATGGCAACCTCGCCACGCACCTCCGTGCGCTGGAAGACGCGGGTTATGTGCTGGTACAGAAACAGTTTGTTGGTCGCAAACCCAACACCACCTATTCAGCTACCTCAGCCGGTCAGCAAGCGTTTACTGATCACCTGAACGCCCTGGAAGCATTTATTAAGAACATGTAG
- a CDS encoding M36 family metallopeptidase encodes MAVLFLFGASKTYAQTELETAKRYIVTNAGTYKLTATDVTGSIVSSAYQSPTTGWYHVYFNQAYQSVEIYNRLMNVVLVDSQVTYLTHNFIPRVDFVSKKGSLKGLITPLAALQKAVANVGLTQVSLTAIRELITTKLTDGTLTQSVFSIPALSDEKVNVKLYWLPVEVDQKGQKQIDKLALTWNVRFLTKDAQKGWNIHVDAASGDIVQKTDDVIHCNFGLAHQATHSSVRTTNREQVRYFGQDKINFVANSYTVFDYPIESPNHGSRTVSVNPYTRFVPSGTGPSTTNGWHNDGTTNYLTTRGNNVWAQEDTTDIDSIGYSPTSATKEFNYPYTLGLNTAASNQNAAITNLFYWNNLLHDVLWKFGFDEPSGNFQNNNRGRGGLGNDFVYADAQDGGGTNNANFYPPPDGTNGRMQMYLWTIPTTYQADGDFDNGIIAHEYAHGWSTRLTGGPGNSSCLQNAEQGGEGWSDYLALMLTTNWSSLSATVTSANIPRGIGTYAIGEPTTGGGIRNYPYSYDMANVNGAVTYAKVGDTGFSIPHGVGSIWATMLWDMTWEIILQDNQITPYIYDTPTSVTAMRGNIAALKLVNEGLRLQPCSPSFVQSRDAILQADQLLFGGRYRCAIGRAFARRGLGANASTGASSNDRTVIEDYTPFGGNTLSSPTLLTVCSGTSFTYTATSSTTGVSFSWTRPAVTGISNATASASSAVINETLINTTNQSINVQYSFLLNPSGCVVGTLPQSVSVVVNPVSTPTVRSYSVCQNAAVPTGEGLVVARLILNTVKGALSTSSPTYVRASGDDATTYIAGYTVYYQSFTFTAPVSGPLTVGISDAGLSDGFNDTYLSLYKAPFNPASPATNFLHGDDDSGPAYLSQLTHTLTKDTTYVLVAATYFGGVTGPFTLQASSPVFVAGPPNWFTASTGGAPIATDTLFNPVGVAGSGIPNTATPGTTTFYVARPDYSACRVATTFTVLTTASPIVSSTTLTMGNSVSLVASGCTGEGTMVRWYQVADDLAVTMPISPTVTTQYYARCERTTGTKICVSDKSQNATVTVVVPPPYNSVQSGNWNVASTWNCNCIPDGTRSVQIMDTHTVTIPNAYTGLAKGVQFFGTGKLNVQGTGKVSITN; translated from the coding sequence ATGGCCGTACTTTTTTTGTTCGGCGCTTCGAAAACCTATGCACAAACTGAACTTGAAACCGCAAAACGGTATATCGTTACCAATGCCGGAACGTACAAACTGACAGCAACCGATGTTACTGGATCGATTGTATCGAGTGCGTATCAATCGCCTACTACGGGCTGGTATCATGTTTATTTTAATCAGGCCTACCAGTCGGTTGAGATCTACAACCGGCTTATGAATGTGGTACTGGTCGATAGCCAGGTCACTTACCTTACGCATAATTTTATCCCCCGTGTCGACTTTGTATCCAAAAAAGGGTCGCTGAAAGGATTGATAACTCCGCTGGCTGCCTTACAGAAAGCGGTTGCCAACGTGGGACTGACGCAGGTCAGTTTGACTGCCATCCGGGAATTAATTACTACGAAACTGACCGATGGAACGCTTACGCAGAGTGTTTTCTCGATACCAGCCCTTTCGGATGAAAAAGTTAATGTCAAACTCTACTGGTTGCCGGTCGAAGTAGATCAGAAAGGACAAAAACAGATTGACAAACTGGCGCTTACCTGGAATGTGCGCTTTCTGACCAAAGATGCTCAAAAGGGCTGGAATATTCACGTAGATGCGGCCTCGGGCGATATTGTTCAGAAAACGGACGACGTTATACACTGTAATTTCGGCTTGGCCCATCAGGCAACTCATTCATCAGTACGCACGACTAATCGAGAACAGGTCCGCTATTTTGGCCAGGACAAGATAAACTTTGTGGCGAATAGTTATACCGTTTTTGATTATCCAATCGAAAGTCCGAATCATGGTTCCCGTACCGTTTCTGTAAATCCTTATACGCGTTTTGTGCCTTCCGGGACTGGCCCCAGCACGACTAATGGGTGGCATAATGACGGAACGACGAACTACCTGACAACGCGCGGAAATAACGTCTGGGCGCAGGAAGACACAACAGATATTGATAGTATTGGGTACAGTCCGACTTCGGCAACGAAAGAATTTAATTATCCCTACACGCTAGGATTGAACACGGCCGCCAGTAACCAGAATGCCGCCATCACCAATCTATTTTACTGGAACAACCTGCTTCACGACGTGTTATGGAAATTTGGTTTTGATGAACCCAGTGGAAATTTCCAGAACAATAACCGTGGGCGAGGAGGGTTGGGAAATGATTTTGTCTATGCTGATGCACAGGATGGAGGAGGCACTAACAACGCTAATTTTTATCCACCTCCCGATGGGACGAATGGTCGTATGCAGATGTACCTCTGGACTATTCCGACTACGTACCAGGCTGATGGCGACTTTGATAACGGCATCATCGCGCATGAATATGCTCATGGCTGGTCGACTCGATTAACGGGCGGCCCCGGTAACTCGTCCTGTTTGCAGAACGCCGAGCAGGGGGGCGAAGGCTGGAGTGATTATCTGGCACTTATGCTTACTACGAACTGGTCTTCGTTAAGTGCAACTGTAACCAGCGCCAATATACCACGGGGTATTGGCACCTATGCAATTGGAGAGCCGACAACTGGAGGAGGGATCAGAAATTATCCGTATTCCTACGATATGGCGAATGTAAATGGGGCTGTGACCTATGCTAAGGTGGGCGATACTGGTTTCTCAATTCCGCACGGTGTGGGCTCAATCTGGGCGACTATGTTATGGGATATGACCTGGGAAATTATTTTGCAGGATAACCAGATCACACCGTATATATACGATACGCCAACCAGTGTAACGGCAATGCGGGGCAATATTGCGGCCCTGAAACTAGTCAATGAAGGATTACGATTACAGCCTTGCAGCCCAAGTTTTGTGCAATCAAGAGACGCGATTTTGCAGGCGGATCAACTTTTATTTGGCGGCCGGTATCGGTGTGCCATCGGGCGGGCATTTGCACGCAGGGGTTTAGGAGCGAATGCGTCCACAGGAGCTTCGTCAAATGACCGAACAGTGATAGAGGATTATACGCCTTTTGGGGGCAATACGCTTAGTTCGCCAACATTACTTACGGTTTGTTCAGGAACCTCATTTACTTACACTGCCACATCAAGTACGACTGGCGTGAGTTTTAGCTGGACGCGGCCAGCCGTAACAGGTATTAGCAATGCTACAGCCAGCGCCAGCTCGGCAGTGATTAACGAAACCCTGATCAATACAACGAACCAATCCATCAATGTTCAATATAGCTTTCTGCTTAACCCAAGTGGCTGCGTAGTCGGTACATTGCCTCAGTCTGTTAGCGTAGTGGTGAACCCTGTTAGTACACCAACGGTCCGTTCATATTCGGTATGCCAGAATGCGGCAGTGCCAACGGGTGAAGGCCTTGTTGTTGCCAGACTGATTCTGAATACTGTAAAGGGAGCCTTATCTACCAGTTCACCAACCTATGTTCGGGCATCGGGCGATGATGCTACCACCTATATAGCAGGCTATACGGTGTATTATCAATCGTTTACCTTTACGGCTCCGGTTAGTGGTCCGTTAACGGTCGGCATCTCGGACGCAGGTTTAAGTGATGGATTCAATGACACTTATTTGTCGCTCTATAAAGCACCGTTTAATCCGGCTAGTCCAGCTACCAATTTCCTTCATGGCGACGACGATAGTGGCCCGGCTTATTTATCTCAACTGACGCATACCCTCACAAAAGATACCACCTATGTACTCGTGGCCGCTACTTATTTTGGGGGTGTAACGGGGCCATTCACCTTACAGGCGAGTAGTCCTGTCTTTGTTGCTGGTCCGCCGAATTGGTTTACCGCATCGACGGGGGGGGCGCCCATTGCAACTGATACCCTGTTCAATCCAGTAGGAGTGGCTGGGTCAGGTATTCCAAATACGGCCACGCCAGGTACGACAACGTTTTATGTTGCCAGGCCCGACTATTCGGCCTGTCGGGTTGCTACGACGTTTACGGTACTGACAACGGCCTCACCAATTGTATCCAGCACAACCCTTACGATGGGCAATTCTGTTTCACTGGTTGCAAGCGGCTGCACTGGCGAAGGAACAATGGTACGGTGGTATCAGGTAGCGGATGACCTTGCGGTGACTATGCCGATCTCGCCAACCGTAACCACACAATATTATGCCCGCTGTGAACGGACAACCGGAACGAAAATATGCGTAAGTGATAAAAGCCAGAATGCTACAGTAACGGTGGTGGTGCCTCCGCCCTACAACTCTGTACAATCGGGAAACTGGAATGTGGCGTCAACCTGGAATTGTAACTGCATTCCAGATGGCACGCGCTCGGTTCAGATTATGGATACACACACGGTAACGATTCCGAACGCTTATACGGGACTGGCAAAAGGAGTTCAGTTTTTTGGAACTGGAAAACTGAACGTGCAGGGCACTGGAAAAGTGAGTATTACAAATTGA
- a CDS encoding sodium:proton exchanger, with product MDSSILIIVLSLSVLISYAFDLFSSRFKTPSVMLLLLLGMLTKQATDYFNVQVPYVATILPTLGTLGLILIVLEGGLDLELHTERLSVIRRTLLASLMAIIGGTLLMASMLYLLLNDSFYHCLIAALPLSIVSSTVTVQTVAKLTGGQQEYAVYESAFASILGIMAYNFLLLSRSSLLGAVWSFTRDTLAMALISLGCCFLLLYLISRINHRIKFLPIISVLFLVYALAEINHLSSLLLILIFGLFLNNTDLFIRGRLSQILKNDLFEKELDQLKSLAAEGAFVVRTFFYLLLGYAAVPRSLIDIDALVVSVLFVGVIIGWRWVTLRVTYQGELTPLLWIAPRGLITILLYLNIPDDLRLVGFREGIPVLVVVFSSLVATIGILGNRRLMNYKL from the coding sequence ATGGACTCATCGATACTGATTATAGTTCTGAGTTTGTCGGTACTGATTTCGTATGCGTTTGATTTGTTCAGCAGTCGATTCAAGACCCCGTCGGTAATGTTGCTGTTACTGCTGGGTATGCTGACCAAGCAGGCAACCGACTACTTTAATGTGCAGGTTCCCTATGTAGCCACCATCTTACCGACCCTGGGTACACTTGGGCTGATTCTGATTGTGCTGGAAGGAGGACTCGATCTGGAGCTTCATACGGAGCGACTGAGCGTTATTCGACGAACACTTCTGGCATCGTTGATGGCTATTATTGGGGGGACCCTCCTGATGGCCAGTATGTTGTATCTGCTCCTGAACGATTCATTTTATCATTGCCTGATTGCCGCCCTACCGTTATCTATCGTTAGCAGCACTGTAACTGTACAGACCGTTGCCAAACTAACGGGCGGTCAGCAGGAGTACGCGGTTTATGAGTCGGCCTTTGCGAGTATCCTGGGTATTATGGCTTACAACTTTCTGTTGCTAAGCCGAAGCTCGTTGCTGGGTGCAGTCTGGTCGTTTACACGCGATACGCTGGCAATGGCCCTGATTTCGCTGGGCTGCTGCTTTTTACTTCTTTATCTGATTAGCCGAATCAATCACCGCATCAAATTCCTGCCCATTATTTCGGTGCTGTTTCTGGTCTATGCACTGGCCGAAATCAATCATCTGTCGTCGTTGCTGCTCATCCTGATCTTTGGTCTCTTTCTGAATAATACTGATCTGTTCATTCGCGGGCGGCTGAGCCAGATTTTGAAAAACGATTTGTTTGAAAAAGAGCTTGACCAGCTTAAAAGCCTGGCTGCTGAAGGCGCTTTTGTGGTACGGACATTCTTTTACTTACTATTGGGCTATGCTGCTGTGCCTCGGAGTTTAATCGACATCGATGCGCTGGTGGTGAGTGTATTGTTTGTTGGGGTAATTATTGGCTGGCGCTGGGTCACCCTTCGGGTAACGTATCAGGGCGAACTGACACCCTTGCTCTGGATTGCTCCCCGTGGCCTGATCACGATACTACTCTATCTGAATATTCCTGACGACCTCCGACTGGTCGGCTTTCGGGAGGGTATCCCGGTTCTGGTCGTTGTATTCTCGTCCTTAGTCGCAACGATTGGTATCCTGGGCAATAGGCGATTAATGAACTATAAATTATAG
- a CDS encoding DUF1361 domain-containing protein: MQTFYSPSYRSGFWEHRDARTGKGLRILALLSATGLSLVVARGLLTGNWWFFICLTWNLALAWFPLGTILTLRDLRTAGFRSPWLLLSGLMLWLAFLPNAPYIITDLFHLKYIDHPLLWFDTMSIFIFALTGLLTGLYSTLLAHRMLRPLVGYGYTWAAITTSQILSGFGIYLGRFGRWNSWDVLARPTSLTRAIAHAYHDHLSVQLTLAYGFVLVALYIAFYWYAAHDDQS; the protein is encoded by the coding sequence ATGCAAACATTCTATTCTCCTTCGTATCGCTCTGGCTTTTGGGAGCACCGGGATGCCCGGACAGGCAAAGGGTTACGTATTTTAGCCTTGCTAAGCGCCACTGGGCTAAGTCTGGTCGTCGCACGCGGGCTATTGACCGGAAACTGGTGGTTCTTTATATGCCTCACCTGGAATCTGGCTTTAGCCTGGTTTCCGCTTGGCACCATACTTACCCTTCGTGATCTGCGAACGGCTGGCTTTCGAAGTCCATGGCTGCTGCTTAGTGGTCTGATGCTCTGGCTGGCTTTTCTGCCCAACGCACCTTACATCATTACCGATTTATTTCATCTCAAGTATATTGATCATCCGTTGCTCTGGTTCGATACGATGTCCATTTTCATATTCGCCCTAACTGGTTTACTCACAGGCCTTTATTCGACATTACTTGCCCACAGAATGCTCAGGCCGCTGGTTGGCTATGGGTATACCTGGGCGGCTATCACGACCAGCCAGATACTGTCGGGGTTTGGGATTTACCTGGGTCGGTTTGGCCGCTGGAATAGTTGGGATGTTCTGGCACGCCCAACCTCCCTGACCAGGGCCATCGCTCATGCCTATCATGATCATTTAAGCGTACAACTCACCCTGGCTTATGGCTTCGTTCTGGTAGCTCTCTACATCGCTTTCTACTGGTATGCAGCCCATGACGACCAGTCTTAG